GGGCTTGCTCGGCAAGAACGCCGCCGGATCAGGCTGGGACTTCGACCTGTTCGTGCACCGCGGCGCGGGCGCCTACATCTGCGGCGAAGAGACCGCGATGCTTGAAAGCCTTGAAGGCAAACCGGGCAAGCCGCGCCTTAAGCCGCCATTCCCGGCCGGCGCAGGCCTCTACGGTTGCCCGACCACGGTCAACAACGTCGAGAGCATTGCCGTCGTCCCGACGATCCTTCGCCGCGGGGCCGCTTGGTTCAAGTCGTTCGGTCGCGAGAATAATGCCGGCACCAAGCTGTTCCAGATCAGCGGCCACGTGAACAAGCCGACCGTCGTCGAGGAAGCGATGTCGATCAGCTTCCGCGAACTGATCGACAAGCACGCGGGCGGAATTCGCGGCGGGTGGGACAATTTGCTCGCGGTGATTCCGGGCGGCTCCTCGGTCCCATTGGTCCCGGCCGCCGAGATCGCCGATGCGCCGATGGATTTCGACGGGTTGAAGGCGGTTGGATCGGGCCTCGGCACCGCGGCGGTCATTGTCATGGACAAATCGACCGACATCGTCCGGGCGATCAGCCGCATAAGCTACTTCTATAAGCATGAGAGCTGCGGCCAATGTACGCCATGCCGTGAGGGCACCGGCTGGATGTGGCGCGTGATGGAGAAGCTGCGCACCGGCGATGCCGAGGTCGGCATGATCGATCAGCTTTATGACGTAACGAAGCAGGTCGAAGGCCACACCATTTGCGCGCTTGGCGACGCTGCCGCGTGGCCGATCCAGGGCCTGATCAAGCATTTCCGTCCGGAGATCGAACGCCGCATCGCCGAACGCGACGGCGCGATGCAGGAGGCGGCGGAATGAAGCTGATCCTGGGCCTTGCCCTGATTGGGATTATCGTGCTCGCCGTCACAATGCTTCTGCGTCGTAGTGGCCCGCGAATTACCACCATCGAACACCGTCGTGACGACGAGGAAGGCAAGTAATGCGTCTTTTCTCCTATCTGCCGGCCGTTGCCGGTCTGATCTTGTCGATGCAGGCGACCGAGGCTGCTGCGCAAATGGGTGGTGGTCGGTCCGGGATGTCGACGGCCGCTCCGCTCACGAACGTCAAGCCGTACAAGGAATTGCAAAACATGGGCGCGTGCGTGGCGCGCTACGAACGGAAAAAGGCGCTGACGCTGATCGCGACGGTGCCAGGGTCGAAGGATGAGGAGGCGATGTTTGATCGGCTGTTCTTCGGCGAACGTGATACGTGCATGCCCGGCGGCGCGCAGATGGTCATGCCAGTAATTTTTGCGCGCGGTGCGCTTGCTGAAGGACTGTTGAGCGTCGGCGGCGTGCCGGACACCCTTCGTCTCAAGAGCTCGGCGCCGCAGGAGGTCAAGGACCTCCATGGAGCTGCGCGTTGCTACACATCGGGAAACCGCAACGCGGTCGCTGCGCTGCTTAAGACGACTCCGGGAAGCTCTGAAGAGATCAAGGCGGTAGCCGGTCTCTGGAACGACTTCCGTACTTGCATGCCCGGCTTCAACGTTCGCTTGAACGCCCCTTGGATCCGCTTCCTTCTGGCCGAGGCGCTTTTGCGCCTTGAGCCCGGAACGACTGCGTCCGGAGGATAAAGATGCCCAAGGTTACAGTCGACGGCGTCGAGATCGAGGTTCCGCAGGGCGCGACCGTGCTGCAGGCGTGCGAGCTTGCCGGCAAGGAAATCCCGCGCTTCTGCTATCACGAACGGCTGAGCATCGCCGGCAATTGCCGCATGTGCCTGGTCGAGGTTGCGCCAGGGCCGCCCAAGCCGCAAGCGTCGTGCGCGCTGCCGGCCGCCGACGGACAGACCATCCGTACCGACACCGCGATGGTCAAGAAGGCGCGCGAAGGCGTGATGGAGTTCCTCCTGATCAACCATCCGCTCGATTGCCCGATTTGCGACCAGGGCGGCGAATGTGACCTTCAGGACCAGGCGATGGCCTATGGTCGCGGTCATTCGCGTTACGACGAGTATAAGCGCGCGGTCGACGACAAGTATATGGGACCGATCGTCAAGACGGCGATGACGCGTTGCATCCAGTGTACGCGTTGCATCCGCTTCGCCGACGAAGTCGCGGGCACGCCCGAGATGGGCATGCTGTTCCGCGGCGAGGATAGCCAGGTCACCTCCTATCTGGAGAAGGCGCTGGTCAGCGAATTGTCGGGCAATCTGGTCGACCTGTGCCCGGTCGGTGCGCTGCTTTCAAAGCCGTACAGCTTTGAAGCGCGGCCGTGGGAACTCCGCAAGGTCCCGGGCATCGACGTGATGGATGCGGTCGGCACCAATATCCGGATGGATGTGCGC
Above is a genomic segment from Sphingomonas sp. LY29 containing:
- the nuoF gene encoding NADH-quinone oxidoreductase subunit NuoF; amino-acid sequence: MTGITSLQDKDRIFTNLYGFQSPDLKAAQARGDWDNTADLIKRGHEAIIEEVKSSGLRGRGGAGFPTGMKWSFMPKEPTPGRPNFLVINADESEPGSCKDREILRHDPHKLVEGALIAGFAMRARAGYIYVRGEFIVETAALRKAVAEAYEAGLLGKNAAGSGWDFDLFVHRGAGAYICGEETAMLESLEGKPGKPRLKPPFPAGAGLYGCPTTVNNVESIAVVPTILRRGAAWFKSFGRENNAGTKLFQISGHVNKPTVVEEAMSISFRELIDKHAGGIRGGWDNLLAVIPGGSSVPLVPAAEIADAPMDFDGLKAVGSGLGTAAVIVMDKSTDIVRAISRISYFYKHESCGQCTPCREGTGWMWRVMEKLRTGDAEVGMIDQLYDVTKQVEGHTICALGDAAAWPIQGLIKHFRPEIERRIAERDGAMQEAAE